Proteins encoded in a region of the Mercenaria mercenaria strain notata chromosome 1, MADL_Memer_1, whole genome shotgun sequence genome:
- the LOC123532865 gene encoding uncharacterized protein LOC123532865, whose product MRGLYCCCTLRGRTISTETTMYAIYSIICDLVMSVMINGVQSITDDACGAAQGQQTQGTLDFFQSVAFTAKRSSGPSILKTGDIVTFDDVKTNVGNNYKPEVGALIAPHNGVYSFTLGISSSDIVGLGIMVNDTEIMRVDNDLNIVTVATELIEGSTVYVQVKIAPETPTVWQSFLTGHSVIYPSKRREENFAPLVENHIPIK is encoded by the exons ATGCGGGGACTGTATTGTTGTTGTACTCTGCGAGGAAGAACGATATCTACGGAGACAACAATGTACGCCATATATAGTATCATCTGTGATTTAGTTATGAGTGTTATGATAAATGGAGTTCAAAGTATCACTGATGATGCTTGTGGGGCAGCACAAGGACAACAAACACAGGGAACACTCGATTTTT TTCAGTCCGTGGCCTTTACGGCGAAACGTTCAAGCGGTCCTAGTATTTTAAAAACAGGTGATATTGTGACCTTTGACGATGTTAAAACCAATGTCGGCAACAACTACAAACCAGAAGTAGGGGCTCTTATCGCTCCGCACAATGGCGTTTATAGCTTTACCCTTGGCATAAGTTCCAGTGACATC GTCGGACTGGGAATCATGGTCAACGACACCGAAATTATGCGGGTAGACAACGACCTTAATATTGTAACAGTTGCCACCGAGTTGATTGAGGGGTCTACAGTATATGTTCAAGTAAAAATTGCTCCCGAAACCCCTACAGTATGGCAAAGCTTTTTAACAGGTCATTCAGTCATATATCCTAGCAAACGCAGAGAAGAAAATTTTGCGCCCTTGGTTGAAAATCATATTCCGATAAAGTAG